From a single bacterium genomic region:
- a CDS encoding nuclear transport factor 2 family protein, with amino-acid sequence MIKRSLLTLIALTLLAALAPGTAAAGAPEEKVAAYHKAILDGDIEAAKGMLAEDLLLFEDGQAETSLKHYAEGHLKSDIAFSAEAKRKLESQTSWIEGNTATVSSIYDLKTRYKGKGFHLKTAETMTLKQTDGQWVIVHIHWSNHKVKE; translated from the coding sequence ATGATTAAGCGATCATTGTTGACCCTCATCGCATTGACCCTTTTGGCAGCCCTGGCTCCCGGCACCGCGGCAGCGGGTGCGCCTGAGGAAAAGGTGGCAGCTTACCACAAGGCCATTTTGGATGGTGATATTGAAGCCGCCAAAGGGATGCTGGCCGAAGACCTTCTACTGTTTGAGGATGGACAGGCTGAAACCTCCTTGAAGCATTACGCCGAAGGCCATCTGAAGTCTGACATCGCTTTTTCCGCCGAGGCCAAGCGCAAGCTTGAAAGCCAGACATCCTGGATAGAGGGCAACACGGCCACCGTGAGTTCCATCTACGATCTGAAGACCAGGTATAAGGGCAAGGGTTTCCACCTGAAGACGGCAGAAACCATGACCCTGAAACAAACCGATGGCCAGTGGGTCATCGTGCACATTCACTGGTCCAATCACAAGGTGAAGGAGTAG